ATTGCCGGCTTCAAAAAAGCCGTCGAGCTTGTGATAAAAAACTTTGATGAAGATGCAGAAAAGATGAAAGAGCTGAATGAATATTTAAGAAAAAAATTAACTCAGGAGTTCGGTGATAAAATAATTTTTAATACTCCTGAGCAACATTCATTGCCAAATATTTTAAATATTTCAATCAATCTCAAAAAATCCAAAGTAGACCCTGAGATGCTGTTGATATTGCTTGATTTGGAGGGTATTGCAGTAAGCGGCGGTTCTGCCTGTACGTCTGGAAGTCATAAGCCGTCACATGTTTTGCTAAATCTCGGTCGTGATGAAAAAACCGCATTAGCTTCAATCAGAATTTCATTGGGAAGATATAATACGAAGGGAGATTTGGATTATTTTATACTGGCTTTGAAGGAAGTGATTTAATTAGGTTGAAGTCATTCCCGCGCAGGCGGGAATCCCATTCTTAATGCGCGATTTTCTCTACCGCTTCTTTTTCTCCCTGCGGTTTTTTCTTTTTGGGTTTCAGAAGCATATAAATTCCTCTTATAATCCCGCTGCTTAGGTAAAACAAACAGAAAGCAAACAGACCTTCACCTCTTGTAATTATAATCAGAATAATTGCAATAAAAAGAATTACAAACTTCGCAGGATGTTTTTTGAGGTTTGCTTTATTAATTTTCGGTAGAGTGTCGTATTTAATCCTGCTTATCATTAATATTGGAAGCAGGATGGCAATAATCCATAAAGCGTAACTACTTGTCTGCGCAGTGAATATTTTATTGTGATAAAATAAAATGTATGAGCAAATTGTTACTGCCGCAATGGGAGCCGGCAGTCCCTTGAAATAATCCTTATCAAATCCGACAAGCTGAACGTTAAATCTTGCAAGACGTAAAGAAGAAAAAACCATGAACAAAGACGCTACTATGATGCCGATTGTTTCAAAGTTTTTTAATTGAATTGTATATAATAAAAACGAAGGGGCAACACCGAAAGAAATGACATCACAAAGTGAATCAAGCTCAACACCGAACTTGCTTGATGAGTGCAAAAGGCGTGCAACAATTCCGTCAAATCCGTCAAACAACATTGCATAAATAATGAATAAGCATGCCTGCTCAAATTCGCCGTTCATTGAGTTTATGAGAGACATAAACCCGCAGAAGCCGTTAAGAACGGTAAACAGGGAAGGAACAAAATTTCTTGAAATTAACACTTATTTATAATAATTATTATAATTGTATTATAACTCTGCAATAATTGTTTCACCGGCTACGACTTTATCGCCGACTTTTACATTGATTGAAACCGCATTTTTGAAAATAATATCCGTTCTCGAGCCGAACTTTATCATCCCGAATTTTTCGCCTGCAAAAACTTCATCCCCCTCTTTAATAGTGTATACAATTCTTCGTGCAACAAATCCCGCGATTTGCTTGAATAATACTCTCTTTCCTGATTTTGAAGTTATGCCGATTTCTGTTCTTTCATTCCGCTCGGATGATTTATGGTCGAATGCAACAAGATAATCACCGGGAATATATTTCAGATAATCCACCATTCCGGTTAGCGGAATATAATTTACGTGAACATTAAGAGGTGAAAGGAAGATGCTGATTTGCGTAAGCTTCTCACCGGGAGTAAAATAATCACCTTTGTATTCGACTTCTTCGATTAAAACGACTTTGCCGTCGGCAGGGGAGATAAGGTCTTCTTCTTTTTCATTTCCTGTGAGTTTCCTCAACGGGTCACGGAAAAAATAAAGCGTAAATCCGAAAAGAATAATAGAAAGAACAACTAAAATTATTTTGGCAATAAGGTTAGGAATAAAAAATGCTACCGCATCTAACAAAATTGTGATAACAAACATTCTAAGAACTACATCTTTTCCGTATGGTGTGATTTTCAAATAGTTTCTTTTAATTATTCAAATTATTTCATAACTCTTTCAAGAACTTCCTGATATGTTTCTTTAACATCTCCAAGGTCAAACCTGAACCGGTCCTTGTCCATTTTTTTATTTGTCTCGGCATCCCATAAACGACAAGTATCGGGAGAAATCTCATCCGCAAGAATGATATTGCCGTTTTTTTGTTTTCCGAACTCAAGCTTGAAATCCACAAGCTTCAATCCGCGCTCAATAAAATATTTTTTTAACAATGTATTTATCTTCAAAGTCATCTCGCGGATTTTTTTTATGTTATCGGCTGTTGCAAGCCGCATTTCATAAATATGGTCTTCTGAAAACAACGGGTCACCCAGCTCATCTGACTTATAGTAAAACTCAATAAGAGGTCTTGAAAGTTCTTCTCCCTCGGTTAAGCCGAATTTTTTTACCAAACTGCCTGCAGCAATGTTTCTGCATACAACTTCAACAGGAACAATTTCAACGCTTTTTACAAGCATTGAATTATCCGATACCTTTTCAACAAAATGCGTCTCAATCCCGTTCTGCGCGAGGTAATCAAAAATTTTACAAGTGATGTTATTATTCACCACACCTTTGTTCTCAATTTGGTCTTTTTTGACACCGTTGAAAGCAGTTGCATCATCTTTAAATTCCTGCAAATAAATATCGGGTTTATCCGCAAGCTTATAAATTTTCTTTGCTTTGCCTTCGTATAT
The DNA window shown above is from Ignavibacteria bacterium and carries:
- a CDS encoding phosphatidylserine decarboxylase family protein, whose translation is MKITPYGKDVVLRMFVITILLDAVAFFIPNLIAKIILVVLSIILFGFTLYFFRDPLRKLTGNEKEEDLISPADGKVVLIEEVEYKGDYFTPGEKLTQISIFLSPLNVHVNYIPLTGMVDYLKYIPGDYLVAFDHKSSERNERTEIGITSKSGKRVLFKQIAGFVARRIVYTIKEGDEVFAGEKFGMIKFGSRTDIIFKNAVSINVKVGDKVVAGETIIAEL
- the purC gene encoding phosphoribosylaminoimidazolesuccinocarboxamide synthase, with protein sequence MEKTLIYEGKAKKIYKLADKPDIYLQEFKDDATAFNGVKKDQIENKGVVNNNITCKIFDYLAQNGIETHFVEKVSDNSMLVKSVEIVPVEVVCRNIAAGSLVKKFGLTEGEELSRPLIEFYYKSDELGDPLFSEDHIYEMRLATADNIKKIREMTLKINTLLKKYFIERGLKLVDFKLEFGKQKNGNIILADEISPDTCRLWDAETNKKMDKDRFRFDLGDVKETYQEVLERVMK
- the pssA gene encoding CDP-diacylglycerol--serine O-phosphatidyltransferase: MLISRNFVPSLFTVLNGFCGFMSLINSMNGEFEQACLFIIYAMLFDGFDGIVARLLHSSSKFGVELDSLCDVISFGVAPSFLLYTIQLKNFETIGIIVASLFMVFSSLRLARFNVQLVGFDKDYFKGLPAPIAAVTICSYILFYHNKIFTAQTSSYALWIIAILLPILMISRIKYDTLPKINKANLKKHPAKFVILFIAIILIIITRGEGLFAFCLFYLSSGIIRGIYMLLKPKKKKPQGEKEAVEKIAH